From a single Halodesulfovibrio marinisediminis DSM 17456 genomic region:
- a CDS encoding CcmD family protein, with the protein MESSNWLLMANVAVWVGIAGYLFFIARKHCELSKRVRQMELLND; encoded by the coding sequence ATGGAAAGCTCCAACTGGCTCCTCATGGCTAACGTTGCAGTATGGGTTGGCATTGCAGGCTACCTCTTCTTTATCGCACGCAAACACTGCGAGCTGAGCAAGCGCGTTCGTCAAATGGAGTTGCTGAATGACTAA
- the hisA gene encoding 1-(5-phosphoribosyl)-5-[(5-phosphoribosylamino)methylideneamino]imidazole-4-carboxamide isomerase, with protein MIIFPAVDIKGGQAVRLKQGKADQETVFSSDPVAMAKKWQEQGGKWLHVIDLDGAFSGEPVNRELIKNICSSVDMPVQLGGGIRDLETAKAYLDAGVSRLIIGTIALTEPELFGSICKAFPGKIGVSLDAEGGVLKTKGWVEDSGLTIYDVLPRLEEQGVAFIIYTDIDRDGMQTGVNLPALTKLAQTSSVPVIAAGGVATLDDIKALFPLTKEANLEGAISGKAIYTGTLDLKEASDWIAAQN; from the coding sequence GTGATAATTTTTCCTGCTGTAGACATTAAAGGCGGACAGGCAGTTCGTCTTAAACAGGGTAAAGCCGATCAGGAAACTGTGTTTTCCTCCGATCCGGTAGCAATGGCAAAAAAATGGCAGGAACAAGGCGGCAAATGGCTCCATGTAATTGATCTTGATGGTGCTTTTTCCGGCGAACCAGTCAACCGTGAACTTATTAAAAATATCTGCTCAAGCGTAGATATGCCTGTTCAGCTCGGCGGTGGTATCCGCGATCTGGAAACCGCTAAAGCATACCTTGATGCTGGCGTTTCCCGTCTGATCATCGGCACTATCGCGCTGACCGAACCTGAATTATTCGGTTCCATCTGCAAGGCATTCCCGGGTAAAATCGGTGTGTCTCTTGATGCAGAGGGCGGCGTACTAAAAACCAAAGGCTGGGTAGAAGACAGCGGCCTTACAATCTACGATGTGCTTCCTCGCTTAGAAGAACAAGGCGTAGCATTTATCATCTACACCGACATCGACCGCGACGGTATGCAGACAGGCGTTAACCTGCCAGCGCTTACCAAACTGGCACAGACTTCTTCTGTTCCTGTAATCGCAGCTGGTGGCGTAGCAACTCTTGATGATATCAAGGCACTCTTCCCGCTCACAAAAGAAGCTAACCTTGAAGGTGCTATCTCCGGTAAAGCTATCTACACCGGAACTCTCGACCTCAAAGAAGCTTCTGACTGGATTGCTGCTCAGAACTAG
- a CDS encoding glucokinase: MKRILAADIGGTNSRFATFTLRGETISHDRSIWLSTNAADSFEQLLEMLASSNFDLQPHKADAIVFGVAGPVLDGLQSDPPNIPWDINLTKIPKKLCCSNAILINDFLAQAYATFTPAFKDAMEVVAGNPVSTCPVGIIGAGTGLGKSLLVPDSTGKYTPVPSEGGHGVFPFTTKEEIEYAEFLRAKIGREKIIQEHVLSGSGLSYLFEFHTGEIAPSQKVVTHFADYPVVLEWFSKFYGRICQNFVFDTLALGGLYITGGIAAGNPVIVTHSEFKKSFYNTELHSNILSSVPIKLNENEEAGLWGAAQYGADHLMHKASPRPTMKG; this comes from the coding sequence ATGAAACGTATATTAGCCGCAGACATTGGCGGAACAAACAGCCGCTTTGCAACATTTACTCTACGTGGGGAAACTATAAGCCATGATCGCAGCATTTGGCTTTCTACAAATGCTGCAGATAGTTTTGAGCAGCTACTGGAAATGTTGGCAAGCTCTAACTTCGACCTGCAGCCGCATAAAGCTGACGCTATAGTATTCGGAGTGGCAGGTCCTGTTCTTGATGGATTGCAATCTGACCCGCCGAATATTCCATGGGATATCAATCTAACAAAAATTCCCAAAAAACTGTGCTGCAGTAACGCAATACTAATTAACGACTTTCTAGCGCAGGCATACGCAACGTTTACACCAGCATTTAAAGACGCGATGGAAGTTGTTGCAGGCAATCCTGTCAGCACCTGTCCAGTAGGGATTATTGGCGCTGGTACAGGGCTTGGAAAATCACTTCTTGTTCCGGACAGCACTGGAAAATATACTCCCGTCCCATCCGAAGGTGGACACGGTGTATTTCCGTTCACCACTAAAGAAGAAATTGAGTACGCTGAATTCTTACGCGCCAAGATTGGTCGTGAAAAAATAATTCAAGAGCATGTACTCTCCGGTTCAGGCCTTTCATACCTTTTTGAGTTCCACACTGGCGAAATAGCTCCTTCCCAGAAAGTAGTTACCCATTTTGCAGATTATCCGGTTGTACTGGAATGGTTCTCTAAATTTTATGGGCGAATTTGCCAGAACTTTGTGTTCGATACCCTAGCTCTTGGCGGCCTATATATTACAGGTGGAATTGCAGCAGGAAACCCTGTAATCGTTACACATAGTGAATTTAAAAAATCGTTCTACAACACCGAACTGCACTCAAACATCCTCTCCAGTGTTCCTATCAAACTCAATGAAAACGAAGAAGCAGGTCTATGGGGAGCAGCACAATACGGAGCAGACCATTTGATGCATAAAGCCAGCCCTCGCCCGACAATGAAAGGATAG
- the hisB gene encoding imidazoleglycerol-phosphate dehydratase HisB, with protein MTQRTATITRDTSETKISLTLTLDGTSNVDVKTGWGFADHMLTLIAFWGGFDLHVHCDGDLHVDAHHTLEDIGICLGNALREALGDRKGINRIGMVKVPMDESISEVNIDISGRPYLVYRGDELLPPVIAGDESDLWREFFKSVSYGARINMHISYLYGKNGHHLLESACKGLGLALRMAASCDRNQLLSTKGSLD; from the coding sequence ATGACTCAACGTACCGCAACCATTACAAGAGACACGAGCGAAACCAAAATTTCCCTGACTCTTACTCTGGACGGAACCAGCAATGTAGACGTGAAAACTGGTTGGGGCTTTGCCGACCATATGCTCACCCTTATCGCATTCTGGGGCGGATTTGATCTCCATGTACATTGTGACGGAGATTTACACGTTGATGCACATCATACACTTGAAGACATTGGTATCTGCTTAGGTAATGCACTGCGCGAAGCACTTGGTGACCGAAAAGGTATTAACCGCATCGGCATGGTAAAAGTACCAATGGACGAATCCATTTCTGAAGTGAACATCGACATTTCTGGCCGTCCTTATCTCGTATACAGAGGCGATGAATTACTGCCTCCTGTTATTGCAGGTGATGAGTCCGACCTGTGGCGCGAATTCTTCAAATCTGTAAGTTATGGTGCAAGAATAAACATGCATATTTCTTACCTTTATGGTAAAAATGGGCATCATCTGCTCGAATCAGCGTGCAAAGGCTTAGGATTAGCTCTGCGCATGGCTGCTTCCTGTGACCGAAATCAACTTCTCAGCACCAAAGGGAGTCTCGATTAA
- the guaA gene encoding glutamine-hydrolyzing GMP synthase has protein sequence MEAISKVIIVDYGSQFTQLIARRVREAGVYSEIHPCIITAEEVKAMNPSAVILSGGPSSVGDEDAPTLDMGLLELGVPVLGICYGMQLLAHNLGGQLASSETREYGPADFNMTSDCPLFADLDRENSLRVWMSHGDQVKAVPPSFEVIGSTETLEVAAMACVEKNIYALQYHPEVHHSEGGDIMINNFLFKIAGVKPDWTMSGFIDSVIKDCQDTVGPEGNVVCGLSGGIDSTVVAVLLNKAIGHRLHCIFVDNGLMRQNEVEEVSSYLREHFDLNLTVVDARERFLSKLEGVEDPEKKRKIIGYEFIEVFDAEAARIENVKFLAQGTLYPDVIESISHKGPSAVIKSHHNVGGLPEDMELELIEPLRELFKDEVRKVAIELGMPDSVVWRHPFPGPGLAIRIIGEITDERLTILRKADKIVQNELTASGWYRKVWQGFAVLLPLKTVGVMGDDRTYENVIALRIVDSVDAMTADWARLPSELLERISSRIINEVTGVNRVVYDISSKPPSTIEWE, from the coding sequence ATGGAAGCAATTAGCAAAGTCATTATTGTTGACTACGGCTCTCAGTTTACTCAGCTTATCGCACGTCGCGTACGCGAAGCGGGCGTATACTCTGAAATTCACCCTTGCATCATAACAGCTGAAGAAGTCAAAGCAATGAACCCTTCCGCTGTGATTCTTTCCGGCGGTCCTTCCAGCGTAGGTGACGAAGACGCTCCTACTCTTGATATGGGTCTGCTTGAACTGGGCGTACCAGTACTCGGCATCTGCTACGGCATGCAGCTGCTCGCTCACAACCTTGGTGGCCAGCTTGCAAGCTCTGAAACCCGTGAATACGGTCCTGCAGACTTCAACATGACCTCTGACTGCCCTCTCTTTGCCGACCTCGACCGTGAAAACTCCTTACGTGTTTGGATGTCTCACGGCGACCAGGTTAAAGCGGTGCCACCTTCTTTCGAAGTTATCGGTTCTACTGAGACTCTCGAAGTTGCAGCAATGGCATGTGTAGAGAAAAACATCTACGCGCTTCAGTACCATCCGGAAGTACACCACTCAGAGGGTGGTGACATCATGATCAACAACTTCCTCTTCAAGATCGCAGGCGTAAAGCCAGACTGGACCATGTCCGGCTTTATCGATTCTGTTATCAAAGATTGTCAGGACACTGTTGGTCCTGAAGGCAACGTAGTTTGCGGTCTCTCCGGCGGTATCGACTCCACCGTTGTTGCTGTTCTCCTGAACAAAGCAATCGGTCACCGTCTCCACTGCATCTTTGTTGATAACGGCCTCATGCGTCAGAACGAAGTTGAAGAAGTATCAAGCTACCTTCGCGAACACTTCGACCTCAACCTCACCGTTGTTGATGCACGCGAACGCTTCCTATCCAAACTCGAAGGCGTTGAAGATCCTGAGAAAAAACGTAAAATCATCGGCTACGAATTCATCGAAGTATTCGATGCTGAAGCAGCGCGTATTGAAAACGTTAAATTCCTTGCACAGGGCACCCTGTACCCTGACGTAATCGAATCTATTTCTCACAAAGGCCCTTCCGCGGTTATCAAAAGCCATCACAACGTTGGCGGCCTTCCTGAAGATATGGAACTCGAACTCATCGAGCCGCTTCGCGAGCTCTTCAAAGATGAAGTACGTAAAGTTGCTATCGAACTCGGCATGCCTGACTCCGTAGTATGGCGTCATCCGTTCCCTGGTCCTGGCCTTGCTATCCGTATTATCGGCGAAATTACCGACGAACGTCTCACTATTTTGAGAAAAGCAGACAAAATCGTACAGAACGAGTTGACTGCATCCGGATGGTATCGCAAAGTGTGGCAGGGCTTTGCTGTTCTGCTGCCGCTCAAGACTGTTGGTGTAATGGGCGACGACAGAACCTACGAAAACGTTATTGCCCTTCGTATTGTTGATAGTGTAGATGCTATGACAGCGGACTGGGCACGTCTTCCTTCCGAACTGCTGGAACGAATCTCCAGCCGTATCATTAACGAAGTGACTGGCGTAAACCGCGTTGTTTATGACATCTCCTCCAAGCCACCGAGCACTATCGAGTGGGAATAA
- a CDS encoding dihydrolipoyl dehydrogenase family protein, which produces MAEYDFDLIIIGSGAAGLTVASGAAQLGVKVLLIEKEKQMGGDCLHYGCVPSKTLIKCANVRHQMANAESYGLPAPALEPVDFSKVSAHIKSVVEKIQPHDSPERFESLGAVVRFGTASFVDSHTIALVPQDGKTTEHISGKNIVIAAGSTPSTPPFKGLDQVDYLTNETVFFQESLPPTLTVIGGGPIAVEMAQAFQRLGSKVTLLQRSAHILSKEDPDMASVVEDTLRKDGVNIITNTNIAEIFEEDGKISVLFGTKEHPAQKIASDRLLVALGRTPSVKTLVLENAGVKYSQKGIPVDDRMRTNVPHIYAVGDITGKYQFTHAAGYEGGIVIANAVFKIPRKANYSLLPWVTYCDPELASIGYNEKRAKEAGITYSIDIEKFTSNDRALAENKPEGKLKLLQDAKGRVIGVQIVGIHAGELINEWVAILGGNVKLATLAGAIHPYPTLGEINKKVAGTILSKKVFSPFIRKILRTLFKYRGKA; this is translated from the coding sequence ATGGCAGAATACGATTTTGATCTCATCATCATAGGCAGCGGCGCTGCTGGCTTAACGGTTGCTTCCGGCGCTGCTCAGCTTGGGGTAAAAGTTTTACTTATAGAAAAAGAAAAACAGATGGGCGGCGACTGTTTGCACTATGGATGTGTCCCAAGCAAGACGCTCATTAAGTGCGCCAACGTACGGCACCAAATGGCCAATGCAGAAAGTTACGGACTTCCAGCCCCAGCACTTGAGCCTGTGGACTTCTCAAAAGTCTCAGCACATATCAAGTCCGTCGTTGAAAAGATCCAGCCACACGACTCACCTGAACGTTTTGAAAGCCTTGGAGCCGTTGTCCGTTTCGGCACAGCCTCATTTGTTGATTCCCACACCATTGCCCTTGTCCCACAAGACGGTAAAACAACGGAACACATTTCTGGAAAAAACATTGTTATAGCAGCTGGCTCTACCCCATCGACACCACCATTCAAGGGCTTGGATCAAGTGGACTATCTCACCAATGAAACAGTCTTCTTCCAAGAGTCGCTACCGCCTACACTCACAGTAATCGGCGGTGGCCCCATTGCCGTAGAAATGGCGCAAGCATTTCAACGGCTAGGCTCTAAAGTAACCCTCCTTCAGCGTTCTGCCCACATACTTTCAAAAGAAGACCCTGACATGGCTTCTGTTGTCGAAGACACCCTCCGCAAGGATGGGGTCAACATCATAACAAACACCAATATTGCAGAAATATTTGAGGAAGATGGTAAGATCTCCGTCCTTTTTGGAACCAAGGAACACCCTGCTCAAAAGATAGCCAGTGACCGTTTGCTTGTAGCCCTAGGCAGGACCCCTTCCGTAAAAACTCTGGTCCTCGAAAACGCAGGTGTTAAGTATTCTCAAAAAGGCATACCGGTTGACGACAGAATGCGCACTAATGTGCCGCATATCTATGCTGTGGGTGATATTACAGGCAAGTATCAATTCACACATGCGGCAGGATACGAAGGCGGCATAGTCATCGCTAACGCCGTATTCAAAATACCACGCAAGGCAAACTACTCGCTCCTCCCGTGGGTAACTTACTGTGACCCCGAACTTGCTTCCATCGGCTACAATGAAAAACGCGCCAAAGAAGCAGGAATAACTTACTCTATCGACATAGAAAAATTTACATCAAACGACCGCGCACTTGCTGAAAACAAACCGGAAGGAAAACTTAAGCTCTTACAAGACGCCAAAGGGCGCGTAATCGGAGTTCAGATCGTCGGTATACATGCTGGCGAACTTATTAACGAATGGGTCGCCATATTAGGTGGAAACGTTAAGCTCGCCACCCTCGCAGGCGCAATCCATCCGTACCCAACTCTCGGCGAAATTAACAAAAAGGTAGCGGGAACTATTCTCAGCAAGAAAGTATTCTCCCCGTTTATCCGTAAGATACTCCGCACGTTGTTTAAATATCGCGGCAAAGCTTAG
- a CDS encoding tetratricopeptide repeat protein, with amino-acid sequence MTNAPIKQPTSVAKIFIAAILLGFAAMLVTSGIYRTKNPNLTKVVQVRKEESGQAQNTNAAHIADLMGKLKKDPNNVKLIEEIAQHFMEDGEFSQARKFIQRGIAAQPNNAHLFYMLGMANFKLQSFKKAASAFETSLTIAEDPSARYNLGVLLKYYLDKPAEANEQFEKIVNSSANKELKAAAQKELNDK; translated from the coding sequence ATGACTAATGCTCCAATAAAGCAGCCGACATCGGTTGCAAAAATATTCATTGCTGCAATCCTTCTAGGATTTGCTGCAATGCTCGTAACGTCCGGTATATACCGTACAAAGAACCCGAACCTGACAAAAGTTGTTCAGGTTCGCAAAGAAGAATCCGGACAGGCACAAAATACTAACGCGGCCCACATTGCAGATCTCATGGGGAAACTCAAAAAAGATCCTAACAATGTGAAGCTGATTGAAGAAATTGCTCAGCACTTCATGGAAGATGGAGAGTTCAGTCAGGCACGTAAGTTTATCCAGCGCGGCATTGCCGCTCAGCCTAACAACGCGCATCTGTTCTACATGCTCGGCATGGCTAATTTTAAGCTGCAAAGCTTTAAAAAAGCTGCCAGCGCATTTGAGACCTCACTAACTATTGCGGAAGATCCTTCTGCGCGCTATAACCTCGGCGTGCTGCTCAAGTACTACTTGGATAAACCGGCAGAAGCTAACGAGCAGTTCGAAAAGATCGTCAATTCTTCTGCCAATAAAGAGCTTAAAGCCGCAGCGCAAAAAGAACTCAATGACAAATAA
- a CDS encoding cytidine deaminase, whose protein sequence is MRCRILAVLMGIALSVCTFVAVPQAYAEAPIKVVYGFDREFPPFSFEEAKGKAVGFDVDLIRAIFKGQNVKLVTRPLVWDHVLMELSSGTIDVTTGMAKTKQRNLLFNFSEKPTLPMKVRLFTKTPNRVGNITLLRGQKVSVKRGSFQQRVLEDFGGMNIKPFPSKVDAIHALGRDEVQAYCGPEQTAYYYLNRFKYGKISAVGSLMRITEAFVAVNRDKGRILDMVNKGFQRVVATGEYDRIYRKWFVPELYEDDMNKLFEAASEAAVNAYAPYSKVPVGAAVLTRSGKTYVGCNVETAKENISAIKTAILKAIADGEYDFRAVAALAPDGSVVAPTAEDRQFLFEFGRGILAAVEPDKGDVKMIMVSQLLPYPVLSGNKGFTYE, encoded by the coding sequence ATGCGCTGTCGAATTTTAGCTGTGTTAATGGGCATTGCCCTGAGTGTATGTACCTTTGTTGCTGTGCCGCAGGCCTATGCTGAAGCGCCTATAAAAGTTGTGTATGGTTTTGACAGGGAGTTCCCTCCGTTCTCATTTGAAGAGGCAAAAGGGAAGGCTGTAGGGTTTGACGTTGATTTGATTCGCGCTATTTTCAAAGGTCAAAATGTGAAGTTGGTGACACGTCCGCTTGTTTGGGATCATGTTTTGATGGAGCTTTCTTCCGGTACAATTGATGTGACCACTGGCATGGCAAAAACAAAACAGCGCAATCTACTTTTTAATTTTTCTGAAAAGCCTACGCTTCCGATGAAGGTTCGATTGTTTACTAAGACTCCAAACCGTGTCGGAAATATTACTTTGTTGCGTGGTCAGAAAGTGTCCGTAAAACGAGGTTCTTTCCAGCAGCGAGTATTGGAAGATTTCGGTGGAATGAATATTAAACCATTCCCATCCAAGGTGGATGCAATTCATGCTCTTGGTCGTGACGAAGTGCAGGCTTATTGCGGACCTGAACAGACAGCTTATTACTACCTAAATCGGTTCAAGTACGGAAAAATTAGCGCTGTAGGAAGCCTTATGCGCATTACAGAAGCGTTTGTTGCGGTTAATCGCGACAAAGGACGCATTTTGGACATGGTAAATAAAGGGTTCCAGCGAGTTGTTGCAACAGGTGAATACGACAGAATTTATCGCAAATGGTTTGTTCCTGAATTGTATGAAGATGATATGAACAAGCTGTTTGAAGCAGCTTCTGAAGCAGCAGTAAACGCCTATGCTCCATATTCCAAAGTTCCAGTAGGCGCGGCAGTTCTTACCCGTTCCGGTAAAACATATGTTGGTTGTAACGTAGAGACAGCCAAAGAGAATATTTCTGCTATCAAGACGGCAATTCTTAAAGCTATTGCCGATGGCGAGTATGATTTTCGTGCGGTAGCTGCACTTGCTCCAGATGGTTCCGTAGTTGCTCCAACTGCTGAAGACCGACAGTTCTTGTTTGAGTTTGGACGCGGTATCCTTGCAGCTGTTGAGCCGGATAAGGGAGATGTGAAAATGATCATGGTTTCCCAGTTGCTTCCATATCCTGTGCTATCAGGTAATAAAGGTTTTACCTATGAGTAG
- the tatC gene encoding twin-arginine translocase subunit TatC: MTLLQHLDELRVRLKRISFAVIIGCLACYSFAEKLFDYLVMPMVKVMPDQSSFIYTAPHEAFVTYLKVAALAGFFAASPYIFYQIWAFIAPGLYEEERKYIIPIAFFSAACFIGGGAFAYFIVFPFAFEFFMSFNTGNIQAMLKLNEYLSFSMKLIFAFGLVFEMPLFALFLSRLGIVTATMMRKARKFAILFSFILAALLTPPDVVSQLLMAGPLMILYEISIVIAALFGKRRPSEEVDEEDEEAMAES, translated from the coding sequence ATGACTCTGCTCCAGCACCTTGATGAACTGCGTGTGCGCTTAAAGCGCATCAGCTTTGCTGTCATCATCGGCTGTCTTGCCTGTTACAGTTTTGCAGAAAAGCTCTTTGATTACCTGGTAATGCCGATGGTTAAGGTAATGCCGGATCAAAGTTCTTTCATTTACACAGCGCCACATGAGGCGTTTGTAACCTACCTTAAAGTCGCTGCACTTGCCGGTTTCTTCGCTGCAAGCCCATATATATTCTATCAAATCTGGGCATTTATTGCACCGGGGCTGTACGAAGAAGAACGCAAGTACATCATACCTATTGCATTTTTCTCCGCAGCTTGCTTTATCGGCGGCGGTGCATTTGCGTACTTTATTGTATTCCCGTTCGCTTTTGAATTTTTCATGAGCTTTAACACAGGAAACATTCAGGCTATGCTCAAGCTGAACGAATATTTAAGTTTCTCCATGAAGCTTATATTCGCCTTCGGCCTTGTGTTTGAAATGCCGTTGTTTGCCCTGTTCCTGAGCAGATTAGGAATTGTAACAGCAACTATGATGCGCAAAGCACGTAAGTTTGCTATACTTTTCTCATTTATTCTAGCTGCTCTCCTTACGCCACCGGATGTTGTATCCCAGCTTCTTATGGCGGGACCATTGATGATTCTTTATGAAATCTCAATTGTCATCGCTGCTCTCTTCGGCAAACGACGTCCTTCCGAGGAAGTAGACGAAGAAGATGAAGAAGCAATGGCTGAGTCCTAA
- a CDS encoding TVP38/TMEM64 family protein → MTAIQLKRISIVTTIVLIFAATWYFDLTDYLTLEYIKAKQDAFRILYAENSFIIISSFVILYIVVTALSIPGATIMTLAAGGLFGFWTSLIAISFASTIGATLACFVSRYLLRDWVQNMFGNKIKRIDEGIKKEGAFYLFTLRLVPIFPFFAINLIMGITSLPLRTYFWVSQIGMLPGTAVYVNAGKQLATINDVSDVLQPVHLISFALLGIFPLLAKYLLKFIRKVKESG, encoded by the coding sequence ATGACGGCAATTCAACTCAAGCGGATCAGCATTGTCACTACAATTGTGCTCATATTTGCAGCGACATGGTACTTCGATCTCACAGACTACCTCACCCTTGAATACATAAAAGCAAAGCAGGATGCGTTCAGAATTCTCTATGCAGAAAACAGCTTCATCATAATCAGTAGCTTTGTCATTCTCTACATCGTCGTCACTGCCCTTTCCATTCCCGGTGCAACCATAATGACACTTGCTGCGGGAGGACTGTTCGGATTTTGGACATCGCTCATTGCTATCTCGTTTGCGTCTACCATCGGCGCAACTCTTGCTTGTTTTGTATCCCGCTATCTTCTCAGAGACTGGGTTCAAAACATGTTCGGCAATAAAATAAAAAGAATTGATGAAGGAATAAAAAAAGAAGGCGCATTCTACCTTTTCACCCTGCGCCTCGTACCTATTTTCCCTTTTTTTGCCATCAACTTAATAATGGGCATCACTAGCCTGCCATTGCGGACATATTTCTGGGTATCCCAGATCGGCATGCTCCCCGGAACAGCCGTTTATGTTAATGCAGGCAAACAGCTTGCGACTATCAATGATGTGTCAGATGTCCTCCAACCAGTGCATCTCATTTCCTTTGCCCTTCTTGGCATTTTTCCACTTCTTGCCAAGTATCTTTTGAAATTTATCCGCAAAGTAAAAGAGAGCGGTTAA
- the tatB gene encoding Sec-independent protein translocase protein TatB — protein MFGIGTTEILVILVVALIVLGPKSLPKVARTLGKGLAEFRRVSTDFQRTINTEIAFEEHEKEKKAAEKKIFGEEDSKAEAKPAPEPAAEPSTPDATGNLAVAPDNVAAQPVAEKAAEKQTVKEQA, from the coding sequence ATGTTTGGAATCGGTACTACTGAAATACTGGTTATTCTTGTTGTAGCACTTATTGTGCTGGGTCCTAAGAGTTTGCCAAAAGTGGCTCGTACACTTGGGAAAGGTCTTGCGGAATTCCGCCGTGTTTCTACAGATTTTCAGCGTACAATAAACACTGAAATCGCATTTGAAGAACACGAAAAAGAGAAAAAAGCCGCTGAAAAGAAAATTTTTGGCGAAGAAGACTCTAAAGCGGAAGCAAAACCTGCTCCAGAACCGGCTGCTGAGCCATCGACTCCGGACGCAACCGGAAACCTTGCAGTAGCTCCTGACAATGTAGCCGCTCAGCCAGTAGCTGAGAAAGCTGCTGAAAAACAGACCGTGAAGGAACAGGCATAA
- the guaB gene encoding IMP dehydrogenase — MSVILGKALTFDDVLLLPGYSEATPDQVDLSTQLTNSIALNIPLMSAAMDTVTESEMAIAMARHGGIGVVHKNMPLEQQCLEVEKVKKSESGMILDPVTVEPSLTITQALEVMSTYRISGLPVVKDGNLVGIITNRDVRFVDDPDTTLVSDMMTKDKLVTVPVGTTLEQAKEHLHKHRIEKLLVVDDENTLQGIITMKDIEKEIKYPNACKDTSGRLRVAAALGVGADCKERAQALLDAGADVLVLDSAHGHSLNILKAVKSIRTSFPDAQIVAGNVATYEGAKALFEAGADTVKVGIGPGSICTTRIVAGVGVPQITAIQECCKAAKEFGRHIIADGGIKYSGDIVKGLCVGASCVMIGSLFAGTDESPGETVLYQGRRYKNYRGMGSIDAMKAGSSDRYFQEKSKKLVPEGIVGRVPYKGPVQDSIYQLLGGLRSGMGYIGAKTIGDMPEVSKMVEISPAGLRESHVHDVIITKEAPNYRIGN, encoded by the coding sequence ATGAGCGTAATCTTAGGCAAAGCACTGACTTTTGACGACGTGTTGCTTCTTCCTGGTTATTCAGAAGCCACGCCGGATCAGGTGGATCTGTCCACCCAGCTCACTAATTCCATCGCACTGAACATTCCACTCATGTCCGCTGCAATGGATACTGTCACCGAATCTGAGATGGCCATTGCAATGGCTCGCCACGGTGGCATCGGTGTTGTTCATAAAAACATGCCGCTTGAGCAGCAGTGCCTTGAAGTAGAAAAGGTTAAGAAGTCAGAATCCGGAATGATTCTTGACCCGGTAACTGTTGAGCCTTCTCTCACCATCACTCAGGCTCTCGAAGTCATGTCTACTTACAGAATTTCCGGCCTTCCTGTCGTAAAAGACGGCAACCTCGTTGGTATCATTACCAACCGTGACGTTCGCTTTGTCGACGATCCTGACACCACTCTCGTGTCTGACATGATGACTAAAGACAAGCTTGTGACTGTTCCTGTGGGCACAACCCTTGAACAGGCAAAAGAGCACCTCCACAAGCACCGTATTGAAAAACTGCTCGTTGTTGATGATGAGAACACCTTGCAGGGCATCATTACCATGAAGGATATTGAAAAAGAAATTAAATATCCTAACGCATGTAAAGATACGAGCGGTCGTCTTCGTGTTGCGGCAGCACTCGGCGTTGGTGCAGATTGTAAAGAACGTGCTCAGGCTCTGCTCGACGCAGGCGCAGACGTGCTCGTTCTTGACTCTGCTCACGGTCACTCTCTCAACATCCTGAAAGCTGTAAAATCTATCCGCACCTCCTTCCCTGATGCGCAGATTGTTGCAGGTAACGTAGCAACCTACGAAGGTGCAAAAGCGTTGTTCGAAGCTGGTGCAGACACCGTTAAGGTTGGTATCGGACCTGGCTCCATCTGCACTACTCGTATTGTTGCGGGCGTTGGTGTTCCACAGATTACTGCTATTCAGGAATGCTGCAAAGCAGCTAAGGAATTTGGTCGTCACATCATTGCTGACGGCGGCATCAAATACTCCGGCGACATTGTAAAAGGTCTGTGCGTTGGTGCATCCTGCGTTATGATCGGCTCCCTCTTCGCAGGTACTGACGAGTCCCCAGGTGAAACTGTTCTTTACCAGGGTCGTCGTTACAAAAACTACCGCGGTATGGGTTCCATTGATGCAATGAAAGCTGGCAGTTCTGACCGCTACTTCCAGGAAAAGAGCAAGAAGCTCGTTCCGGAAGGCATTGTTGGACGTGTACCGTACAAAGGCCCAGTACAGGATTCCATCTACCAGCTTTTAGGTGGCCTGCGTTCCGGTATGGGTTACATTGGCGCAAAAACTATTGGTGACATGCCAGAAGTTTCCAAAATGGTGGAAATTTCTCCTGCAGGTCTGCGTGAATCTCATGTTCACGACGTTATTATTACGAAAGAAGCTCCTAACTACCGTATTGGGAACTAA